The proteins below are encoded in one region of candidate division WOR-3 bacterium:
- a CDS encoding metal ABC transporter ATP-binding protein, translated as MTPAVEFTGVTVVFQDTVALQDVSFSLAKGEFLGVIGPNGSGKTTLLKTVLGLIQPIQGKVTVLGASGGRIGKVRTLIGYVPQRKPIDVNFPVNVRDAVLMGTYGRIGLLKFPGKKEQAKAQAALAAVGLEDMAFHTAGHLSGGQQQRLFLARALVGDPELLLLDEPTAGVDVATRGQIVELIRRVHRERRLTTIYVTHDVNEVLPCVDRVMFLNHTVKALGSCDEVLNPAVLGQLYGTPVAVVEREGRKFLLVDDRHA; from the coding sequence ATGACACCGGCAGTTGAGTTTACCGGGGTTACCGTTGTATTTCAAGATACGGTTGCCCTGCAGGATGTTTCGTTCAGTCTTGCCAAAGGGGAGTTTTTAGGTGTCATCGGTCCAAACGGCTCGGGCAAGACCACGCTTTTGAAAACGGTATTGGGATTGATTCAACCAATTCAGGGTAAAGTGACTGTTTTAGGCGCAAGCGGCGGTCGCATCGGTAAGGTAAGAACCTTGATTGGTTATGTGCCCCAGCGTAAGCCGATTGATGTAAACTTTCCGGTAAATGTGCGGGATGCGGTTTTGATGGGAACTTACGGGCGGATAGGACTTTTAAAGTTCCCCGGGAAAAAAGAACAGGCAAAGGCACAAGCGGCGCTGGCAGCGGTTGGTTTGGAGGATATGGCGTTTCATACGGCAGGCCATCTTTCGGGTGGGCAGCAGCAGCGACTGTTTCTTGCCCGGGCACTTGTAGGAGACCCAGAGTTACTTTTGCTTGACGAGCCTACGGCCGGAGTTGATGTGGCAACTCGAGGACAGATTGTGGAATTGATACGGAGGGTTCATCGGGAGCGGCGGTTGACGACGATTTATGTAACGCATGATGTCAATGAGGTGTTGCCTTGTGTAGACCGAGTGATGTTTCTCAACCATACAGTCAAGGCTCTTGGTTCCTGCGATGAGGTTTTAAACCCGGCGGTTTTAGGTCAACTTTATGGCACGCCGGTTGCGGTAGTGGAAAGAGAGGGCCGAAAATTTTTGCTGGTCGATGACCGCCATGCTTGA
- a CDS encoding metal ABC transporter permease: MLDFLNYGFVRNAILGSLLVGTVCSLIGVFVVLRGLAFAGAGIAHAAFGGVALGFLLGVDPLLTAVVFCLVTAGLIQVTGKRTSLRQDTAIGVFFAFTMALGVLFIGFMRRYDARIYGYLFGNILGVTPGNLLIMAGLTGIVLLFIGLFYNQFKFLAFDEEMAQASGLPTGVLGGLQLGLLALVVVVSIKAVGVILVEALLVIPAATAYQLTNRYGMMFFLSWVVAIGACCIGLILSYLLGVPSGATIVLVAAVGFGLAAIFSPKRRRCKVCGKKLS; the protein is encoded by the coding sequence ATGCTTGATTTTTTGAATTACGGGTTTGTTCGTAACGCCATTCTCGGTTCCCTACTTGTGGGTACAGTCTGTTCGCTCATCGGGGTGTTTGTTGTTTTACGCGGGCTGGCATTTGCTGGCGCCGGTATTGCCCATGCGGCGTTCGGGGGAGTGGCGCTCGGATTTTTACTTGGGGTTGATCCCCTTTTAACCGCAGTTGTCTTTTGCCTTGTTACCGCCGGATTGATTCAGGTAACCGGTAAAAGGACAAGTTTGCGTCAGGACACCGCTATCGGCGTCTTTTTTGCCTTTACGATGGCGCTGGGGGTTTTGTTTATCGGGTTTATGCGCCGCTACGACGCGCGAATTTATGGTTACCTGTTCGGAAACATTTTAGGAGTTACACCGGGAAATTTGCTGATTATGGCGGGGCTGACAGGCATCGTGCTGCTTTTCATCGGGTTGTTTTATAACCAGTTCAAGTTTCTGGCTTTTGATGAGGAGATGGCGCAGGCAAGCGGTTTGCCGACGGGCGTTCTCGGGGGGTTACAACTTGGACTGCTGGCGCTTGTTGTGGTAGTTTCCATTAAGGCGGTTGGGGTGATTTTGGTTGAGGCGTTGCTTGTGATACCAGCGGCAACCGCCTATCAACTTACTAACCGGTACGGAATGATGTTCTTTTTATCCTGGGTGGTGGCGATTGGTGCCTGTTGTATCGGATTGATACTTTCATATCTGCTTGGTGTCCCTTCCGGAGCCACAATCGTTTTGGTGGCAGCGGTAGGGTTTGGTCTGGCTGCAATATTTTCGCCCAAAAGAAGAAGGTGTAAGGTATGCGGGAAAAAGTTGTCCTGA
- a CDS encoding zinc ABC transporter substrate-binding protein: MREKVVLMALTLIFVTGCPEANREGRFVETDSRPLVITTLPDLADWVLQVGGESVAVQSLITGAEEPHSYEPRVADAEKLKKATLVVRVGLGLDDWLNGLIENARNKRLKILTVSDKVEVIKDEDVAGAAKTHHHTHEYGNPHIWLDPDVAKITVKKIVEILSEFNPARKEFYHKRGDAYIKRIDSTVAELRRFAEDLPSRKFVAMHESWPYFCRAFGFEMIRAVEPLPGQEPSAQDIARLVQIIRQEEVRAIVIEPQHNRDLADALARETGAKVIVLASTTGSLPSVTNYLTLLEYDVKTLAAALSGSD; this comes from the coding sequence ATGCGGGAAAAAGTTGTCCTGATGGCGTTAACCTTAATTTTTGTTACCGGATGTCCTGAAGCGAACAGAGAAGGCCGGTTTGTCGAGACCGATTCACGCCCATTGGTTATCACAACGCTTCCTGACCTTGCCGATTGGGTACTTCAGGTGGGTGGTGAATCGGTAGCGGTTCAATCGCTTATTACCGGGGCAGAAGAGCCGCATAGTTACGAACCGCGGGTTGCCGATGCCGAAAAGCTAAAGAAGGCGACATTGGTTGTGCGGGTCGGTCTGGGTTTAGATGATTGGCTAAACGGTTTAATCGAAAATGCCCGTAACAAGAGGCTGAAAATACTAACGGTTTCCGACAAGGTGGAGGTTATCAAAGATGAGGATGTTGCGGGAGCGGCAAAAACGCACCATCATACTCATGAGTATGGCAATCCGCACATCTGGCTCGACCCTGATGTTGCTAAAATAACGGTTAAGAAGATTGTTGAGATATTAAGCGAATTCAATCCAGCGAGGAAAGAATTTTACCACAAAAGGGGCGATGCTTACATTAAAAGGATTGACAGTACCGTTGCCGAGTTGAGAAGGTTCGCTGAAGATTTACCGAGTCGAAAGTTTGTTGCAATGCACGAATCCTGGCCCTATTTCTGCCGGGCTTTTGGGTTTGAGATGATAAGGGCGGTTGAACCTTTACCAGGACAGGAGCCATCGGCGCAAGACATCGCCCGTCTCGTTCAGATAATAAGGCAGGAAGAAGTGCGGGCAATAGTGATCGAGCCGCAGCACAATCGGGATTTGGCAGACGCCCTTGCCCGCGAGACCGGAGCAAAGGTTATTGTCCTGGCATCGACAACCGGTTCGCTGCCTTCAGTTACCAACTATCTAACTCTTCTCGAATACGATGTGAAGACGCTGGCAGCTGCGTTGTCCGGCAGCGATTGA
- a CDS encoding PAS domain S-box protein, whose protein sequence is MIFPKGPDPKRLLEEQAAFEEAERKKAEARARVLFDSFIDFSPVGVEIFDTSGNLIKSNKAAERLLGKLPPPGINLFEEKGLKRTGLLEPQIKRLLAGARVETPPFWYDAAELGLASTPGKKVCVRTTAFPLLNAEGVVQQIAIIYEDLTELKKAQEQLSQTQQTENNWTAVPGDIRDIEFARRKIEQALRESEERYRGLVESAQDVCIIRFSDEGRIIAISPSVENIFGVSREVVMTDNSALFARIHSEDISRVQQIESEAKKSGIYPPDYQFRVVKTPTETNWVKMTGRAITFASRRTFEALAIDITREKRLEELLSKKNADITSLLNSPADGFFAINQEWTVTAWSKGAEKETRVSAAEAVGKRLWELYPEMEKTGMALPFRRTLLERTSQYQEFFYNDGRDRFAGWFSLTTYPLDNGALALVKNLSSRKKVEQAWQDSQSRLQAIIENPLVLVAFKDREHRYVAANETARRLLGSGTDIVGKTDAELFSATVTALLGSYDRQVLETGKGAQLEFALGDPKQETTIWLAIAKQPWRNTSNEVIGILDIGFDITRRVRAQQELSRRREFFENLLASLKQEFDRWQK, encoded by the coding sequence ATGATTTTTCCGAAGGGACCAGACCCCAAGCGGCTGCTTGAAGAGCAGGCGGCATTTGAAGAGGCGGAAAGGAAAAAAGCCGAAGCCCGCGCCCGGGTACTCTTTGATAGTTTTATCGACTTCAGCCCGGTGGGAGTGGAAATCTTTGATACCAGCGGTAATCTCATAAAGAGTAATAAAGCAGCCGAACGACTGCTGGGTAAATTACCACCACCCGGCATAAACTTGTTTGAAGAAAAAGGGTTAAAACGCACCGGTTTGCTGGAACCTCAGATAAAACGCCTGCTTGCCGGTGCCCGGGTCGAAACCCCGCCATTTTGGTACGATGCTGCAGAACTCGGACTCGCCAGCACACCCGGGAAAAAGGTGTGTGTCCGCACCACCGCTTTTCCTTTACTGAACGCCGAAGGCGTGGTCCAGCAAATTGCGATAATTTATGAAGACCTAACCGAATTGAAAAAGGCTCAGGAACAACTCTCGCAAACTCAACAGACTGAGAACAACTGGACAGCAGTTCCGGGTGACATCCGGGATATCGAATTCGCCCGGAGGAAAATCGAACAGGCGCTGCGCGAGAGTGAGGAACGCTACCGCGGCCTGGTAGAGTCTGCCCAGGATGTCTGTATCATCAGATTCAGCGACGAAGGACGCATCATCGCCATAAGCCCTTCAGTAGAAAATATCTTTGGCGTATCCCGGGAAGTGGTTATGACCGACAACTCGGCGCTTTTTGCCCGCATCCATTCTGAAGACATCAGCCGAGTTCAGCAGATTGAGTCGGAAGCAAAAAAGAGCGGTATTTATCCACCTGATTACCAGTTTCGGGTCGTAAAAACACCGACCGAAACAAACTGGGTCAAAATGACTGGCCGGGCAATAACTTTTGCCAGCCGCCGCACATTTGAAGCCCTTGCCATTGACATTACCCGGGAGAAGCGCCTCGAAGAACTGTTGAGCAAAAAAAATGCCGATATCACCTCATTACTCAACAGCCCTGCTGACGGCTTTTTTGCGATTAATCAAGAGTGGACAGTAACCGCCTGGAGCAAAGGTGCGGAAAAGGAAACCCGGGTCAGCGCTGCAGAAGCCGTGGGTAAACGACTCTGGGAACTTTACCCGGAGATGGAAAAAACCGGGATGGCGCTTCCTTTTCGTCGCACCCTGCTCGAACGTACTTCTCAGTATCAGGAGTTTTTTTATAACGATGGCCGCGACCGATTCGCTGGCTGGTTCTCTTTGACCACCTATCCTCTGGACAACGGCGCGCTGGCTCTCGTGAAAAATCTGTCCAGCCGGAAAAAAGTAGAACAGGCGTGGCAGGACTCCCAATCCCGGCTCCAGGCAATTATCGAAAACCCACTGGTGCTGGTCGCATTTAAAGACCGGGAACACCGTTATGTCGCGGCCAATGAAACCGCCCGCAGGTTACTTGGTTCCGGCACCGACATCGTAGGCAAAACCGATGCCGAACTGTTCTCAGCCACGGTCACCGCGCTCCTTGGTTCCTATGACCGCCAGGTTCTGGAAACAGGCAAAGGAGCGCAACTGGAGTTTGCGCTCGGTGACCCCAAACAGGAAACAACCATCTGGCTGGCGATTGCCAAGCAGCCCTGGCGTAACACAAGCAACGAAGTGATTGGAATTTTGGACATCGGCTTTGATATAACGCGCCGCGTCCGTGCCCAGCAGGAACTTTCTCGCCGTCGGGAATTCTTCGAAAACCTCCTTGCCAGCCTCAAACAGGAGTTTGACCGCTGGCAGAAATAA
- a CDS encoding leucyl aminopeptidase, whose product MKINLTIKRKWRGKVRVLLVFEGEFDTDGLIDRRFGGKFAETGIAVKGDNRVVLGGLGKRTEFELERVRVALAKVLRRAGELGADEVGLPITAGLKVDSKSFVSAAVEGAILSGYQFRKFRTVNEDVVKVDRMAILAESEREVTELRPVADDAERRARAVCYVRDLVNEPSASKAPMMLADRAKELAQGERVTIKVMDAAELERLGMGGIIGVGKGSHNPPCMVHLTYKPKVKPKRTMVVVGKGITFDSGGLSLKTAQQMESMKDDMAGAATVFGLFNYLREVDIPVVVHGLTPLAENLPGGGAQKPGDVIRHFNGKTVEVMNTDAEGRLILADALAYGATLKPDLMIDIATLTGACVVALGNEISGVLGTDEKTIARLIAIGKEMGEYFWQLPLFERYRSHMKSGVADFKNIGKPQNAGTIIGGLFLSEFVPKTVPWVHIDIAGTAYTNEDRDYCPAGATGVPLRTLIALFAGTIDDTGS is encoded by the coding sequence GTGAAAATCAACTTGACGATCAAAAGAAAATGGCGGGGTAAAGTAAGAGTGCTACTTGTCTTTGAAGGGGAATTTGATACCGATGGATTGATTGACCGGCGTTTTGGCGGAAAATTTGCCGAGACGGGAATTGCGGTGAAGGGTGACAATAGAGTGGTGCTGGGTGGTTTAGGGAAACGGACCGAGTTTGAATTGGAACGGGTTCGAGTCGCCCTGGCAAAGGTTTTGCGCCGGGCTGGTGAGTTGGGTGCGGACGAGGTCGGGCTTCCCATCACTGCCGGACTCAAGGTGGATAGTAAAAGTTTTGTATCCGCTGCGGTTGAGGGGGCGATACTCAGCGGTTATCAATTTCGTAAGTTTCGCACAGTGAATGAGGATGTTGTAAAGGTTGATAGAATGGCTATTTTAGCCGAGAGCGAGAGGGAGGTCACCGAGTTGCGGCCAGTGGCTGATGATGCGGAGCGCCGTGCTCGAGCGGTTTGTTATGTCCGGGATTTGGTTAACGAGCCTTCTGCCAGCAAAGCGCCGATGATGCTTGCGGACCGGGCAAAGGAACTGGCGCAAGGAGAACGGGTTACGATTAAAGTGATGGATGCAGCGGAACTCGAGCGGCTGGGAATGGGCGGCATAATCGGTGTTGGTAAAGGTTCCCACAATCCACCCTGTATGGTCCATCTGACCTATAAACCTAAAGTCAAGCCCAAGCGGACGATGGTAGTCGTCGGTAAGGGCATCACATTTGATTCGGGTGGACTCTCCCTGAAAACTGCCCAACAGATGGAGTCGATGAAAGATGATATGGCGGGTGCGGCTACGGTTTTCGGGTTATTTAATTATCTTCGGGAGGTTGATATACCGGTCGTAGTTCATGGGTTGACACCACTGGCTGAGAATTTGCCCGGGGGTGGTGCCCAGAAGCCTGGTGATGTGATTCGCCACTTTAATGGTAAGACGGTTGAGGTGATGAATACCGATGCGGAGGGCCGCTTGATTCTTGCGGATGCGCTTGCCTACGGTGCAACTTTGAAGCCTGACTTGATGATTGACATTGCGACCCTGACCGGTGCCTGTGTTGTGGCGCTGGGCAATGAGATTTCAGGAGTACTGGGTACCGATGAAAAGACGATTGCCCGGCTGATTGCCATTGGTAAGGAAATGGGTGAGTACTTCTGGCAGTTACCGTTGTTTGAGCGGTACCGTTCCCACATGAAAAGCGGGGTTGCGGACTTTAAAAATATCGGCAAACCGCAAAATGCCGGGACAATCATCGGTGGACTATTTCTATCCGAGTTTGTGCCGAAAACGGTGCCCTGGGTGCATATTGACATTGCCGGCACCGCCTATACCAATGAGGACCGGGATTATTGCCCGGCGGGCGCCACCGGGGTACCGTTGCGAACACTCATCGCGCTTTTTGCCGGAACAATCGATGACACCGGCAGTTGA